The Betta splendens chromosome 4, fBetSpl5.4, whole genome shotgun sequence genome contains a region encoding:
- the plvapb gene encoding plasmalemma vesicle associated protein b: MYSSSYSQAKYGREAREPPHRAKGKSCGYYMRIIFLFSSLIQSLIIVSLVLFLIYGQPEKSALEKKVEDMEQSFNKLSENNVQLRKDKSELGAQLKARTAEKAALEKEMEKLKTQANSTQLELKTRLTSCMTAAAMKRCPTIPIQTSGSNELKTCQSLNAQQSAMISLIEANFTQMVNYLRQERDNALKVRDAQFQEAITLRRETTMVKEQLSTYTRKCKQDFAESLNGIQTVTRDFLNRINNMFPHQLTFHLTCDSQREQMEKIKNSCTNLSRDVENKFQVYLDNVGNKVAEIQALSSRLEVQNSHLTSDWQQCERSRNQTIAETTRQLQLKQVAHDDQMEKLLSEKSRLRTEKELVEERLALKEKELQSLRGAQGAQPSSRSGVLSGFKPGISTGFTSRNSGETESGKSQKTR; encoded by the exons ATGTACAGCTCCAGCTACTCCCAGGCCAAGTATGGCCGGGAGGCGAGGGAGCCCCCGCACAGGGCCAAAGGAAAGAGCTGCGGGTACTACATGAGGATTAtcttccttttctcctctttgaTCCAGTCTCTGATCATCGTCAGCCTGGTGCTCTTCCTCATCTATGGACAGCCAGAGAAATCTGCATTGGAGAAGAAGGTTGAG GACATGGAGCAGAGCTTCAACAAGCTCAGTGAGAACAACGTCCAGCTGAGGAAGGATAAAAGTGAGCTGGGGGCTCAGCTGAAAGCTCGCACAGCTGAGAAAGCTGCTCtggagaaagagatggagaagcTGAAGACTCAGGCCAACAGCACGCAGCTGGAGCTCAAGACTAGATTA ACGAGCTGCATGACAGCAGCTGCAATGAAACGGTGCCCCACAATTCCAATCCAGACCAGTGGCAGCA ATGAACTAAAGACGTGTCAAAGCCTCAACGCTCAGCAGAGTGCTATGATAAGTCTGATCGAAGCAAACTTCACTCAGATGGTCAATTATCTGAGACAGGAGAGAGACAACGCCCTCAAAGTCAGAGACGCACAGTTCCAGGAAGCCATTACCCTGCGCAGGGAGACCACCATGGTCAAGGAGCAGCTCTCCACCTACACCAG GAAATGCAAACAGGACTTTGCAGAGTCGTTGAACGGGATCCAGACGGTGACCCGGGATTTCCTAAACCGGATCAATAACATGTTTCCCCACCAGCTGACCTTTCACCTCACCTGTGACAGTCAGAGGGAGCAAATGGAGAAAATCAAAAACAGCTGCACCAACCTGTCCAGGGATGTGGAAAACAAGTTCCAGGTGTATTTGGACAATGTGGGCAACAAG GTGGCAGAGATCCAGGCCCTGTCCAGCCGACTGGAGGTGCAAAACTCCCACCTGACGTCCGACTGGCAGCAGTGTGAACGCAGTCGCAATCAAACGATCGCGGAGACCaccaggcagctgcagctcaagcAAGTCGCGCACGACGACCAG ATGGAGAAGTTGCTGTCTGAGAAAAGCCGgctgaggacagagaaggagctgGTGGAAGAACGTCTGGCGCTGAAGGAGAAAGAACTGCAGAGCCTCCGGGGAGCACAGGGCGCTCAGCCCAGTTCCAGG TCCGGCGTCCTCTCTGGCTTTAAACCTGGCATCTCAACAGGCTTCACCTCGCGGAACAGTGGAGAAACTGAATCAGGCAAAAGTCAGAAG ACGAGATGA
- the babam1 gene encoding BRISC and BRCA1-A complex member 1 isoform X2, which yields METPEPGPADGEERLVELRPRTRSNPEGAEDRRNSTGSLGGNSNPNITQPAVGSRVEGEGEASTSDSPPTSTTLTVSTAAAQTVAPAAGATVAAASTTVLLSTASVAAKERPKPTQPQSLSTLPTTVPPPPEYQLRVPRVNCPEKVIICLDLSEEMSLPKLESFNGSKTNALNISQKMIEMFVRTKHKIDKRHEFALVVVNDDALWLSGFTSDPRELCSCLYDLETNVCESFNLEDLLNVIRQKIELPMMENVQTVPPPYVVRTVLIYSRHAGQLQFNPSEAVNMLQSPYFFFDVVYLHNGVEEQGDETSWRENFTSFCNLDSKGMCYRFEVSLSGPAIELHNCMAKLLAHPLQRPFQSHASYSLLEGEDPQDIEATV from the exons ATGGAAACCCCTGAACCTGGCCCTGCAGATGGAGAGGAACGTCTGGTGGAGCTGCGACCACGGACACGCTCCAACCCTGAAGGCGCTGAGGACCGTCGCAACAGCACAGGCAGCCTCGGAGGCAACAGCAACCCAAACATAACGCAGCCTGCTGTGGGCAGTCGTGTTGAGGGCGAGGGAGAGGCTTCAACCAGCGACAGCCCTCCAACGTCTACCACTCTGACTGTCTCAACAGCTGCAGCCCAGACTGTAGCTCCGGCTGCAGGGGCAACAGTGGCTGCAGCCAGTACTACAGTGCTTCTATCCACAGCATCTGTGGCTGCCAAGGAGAGGCCAAAGCCCACACAGCCGCAGTCTTTGTCCACACTTCCAACCACTGTCCCTCCACCACCAGAGTACCAGCTCCGAGTCCCCCGGGTCAACTGCCCAGAGAAAGTG ATCATCTGCCTAGATCTTTCTGAAGAGATGTCTTTGCCGAAGTTGGAGTCTTTTAATGG GTCTAAAACCAACGCTCTAAACATATCCCAGAAGATGATTGAGATGTTCgtcagaacaaaacacaagattgATAAGCGTCATGAATTTGCACTGGTTGTAGTCAATGATGATGCACTGTGG CTGTCAGGCTTCACATCTGACCCCAGAGAGCTGTGCAGCTGTCTGTACGATCTAGAGACCAACGTTTGCGAGTCGTTCA ACCTGGAAGATCTTCTTAATGTAAT tCGTCAGAAGATAGAACTCCCgatgatggaaaatgttcagacagTCCCACCTCCGTATGTAGTGCGAACTGTCCTCATTTACAGTCGCCATGCAGGGCAGCTACAGTTCAACCCTTCTGAAGCTGTTAAT ATGCTGCAATCTCCATATTTTTTCTTTGATGTGGTCTATCTGCACAATGGGGTGGAGGAACAGGGAGATGAAACAAGCTGGAGA GAAAACTTTACTTCTTTCTGCAACCTGGACTCAAAGGGCATGTGCTATCGCTTTGAGGTTTCCCTGAGTGGACCTGCTATCGAGCTGCACAATTGCATGGCCAAACTTCTGGCTCACCCTTTACAGAGACCTTTCCAGAGTCATGCCTCTTACAGCTTGCTGGAGGGGGAAGACCCTCAGGACATTGAGGCAACAGTTTAA
- the babam1 gene encoding BRISC and BRCA1-A complex member 1 isoform X1: METPEPGPADGEERLVELRPRTRSNPEGAEDRRNSTGSLGGNSNPNITQPAVGSRVEGEGEASTSDSPPTSTTLTVSTAAAQTVAPAAGATVAAASTTVLLSTASVAAKERPKPTQPQSLSTLPTTVPPPPEYQLRVPRVNCPEKVIICLDLSEEMSLPKLESFNGSKTNALNISQKMIEMFVRTKHKIDKRHEFALVVVNDDALWLSGFTSDPRELCSCLYDLETNVCESFNLEDLLNVIRQKIELPMMENVQTVPPPYVVRTVLIYSRHAGQLQFNPSEAVNKMLQSPYFFFDVVYLHNGVEEQGDETSWRENFTSFCNLDSKGMCYRFEVSLSGPAIELHNCMAKLLAHPLQRPFQSHASYSLLEGEDPQDIEATV; the protein is encoded by the exons ATGGAAACCCCTGAACCTGGCCCTGCAGATGGAGAGGAACGTCTGGTGGAGCTGCGACCACGGACACGCTCCAACCCTGAAGGCGCTGAGGACCGTCGCAACAGCACAGGCAGCCTCGGAGGCAACAGCAACCCAAACATAACGCAGCCTGCTGTGGGCAGTCGTGTTGAGGGCGAGGGAGAGGCTTCAACCAGCGACAGCCCTCCAACGTCTACCACTCTGACTGTCTCAACAGCTGCAGCCCAGACTGTAGCTCCGGCTGCAGGGGCAACAGTGGCTGCAGCCAGTACTACAGTGCTTCTATCCACAGCATCTGTGGCTGCCAAGGAGAGGCCAAAGCCCACACAGCCGCAGTCTTTGTCCACACTTCCAACCACTGTCCCTCCACCACCAGAGTACCAGCTCCGAGTCCCCCGGGTCAACTGCCCAGAGAAAGTG ATCATCTGCCTAGATCTTTCTGAAGAGATGTCTTTGCCGAAGTTGGAGTCTTTTAATGG GTCTAAAACCAACGCTCTAAACATATCCCAGAAGATGATTGAGATGTTCgtcagaacaaaacacaagattgATAAGCGTCATGAATTTGCACTGGTTGTAGTCAATGATGATGCACTGTGG CTGTCAGGCTTCACATCTGACCCCAGAGAGCTGTGCAGCTGTCTGTACGATCTAGAGACCAACGTTTGCGAGTCGTTCA ACCTGGAAGATCTTCTTAATGTAAT tCGTCAGAAGATAGAACTCCCgatgatggaaaatgttcagacagTCCCACCTCCGTATGTAGTGCGAACTGTCCTCATTTACAGTCGCCATGCAGGGCAGCTACAGTTCAACCCTTCTGAAGCTGTTAAT AAGATGCTGCAATCTCCATATTTTTTCTTTGATGTGGTCTATCTGCACAATGGGGTGGAGGAACAGGGAGATGAAACAAGCTGGAGA GAAAACTTTACTTCTTTCTGCAACCTGGACTCAAAGGGCATGTGCTATCGCTTTGAGGTTTCCCTGAGTGGACCTGCTATCGAGCTGCACAATTGCATGGCCAAACTTCTGGCTCACCCTTTACAGAGACCTTTCCAGAGTCATGCCTCTTACAGCTTGCTGGAGGGGGAAGACCCTCAGGACATTGAGGCAACAGTTTAA